A genome region from Engraulis encrasicolus isolate BLACKSEA-1 chromosome 6, IST_EnEncr_1.0, whole genome shotgun sequence includes the following:
- the htr2b gene encoding 5-hydroxytryptamine receptor 2B codes for MSQREQVSLLQQLLQLPDHNSSSSGGGDGGRGGGPLDYNMEGDEEPFPLPLRWASLLIILVIIPTIGGNILVIIAVSLERKLQNATNYFLMSLAVADLLVGLLVMPLALLSVLFNSSWPLPEFLCPIWLFLDVLFSTASIMHLCAISLDRYIAIKRPIQASQYKSRSKAMAKIALVWFISIGIAMPIPIKGLKNFHIPNNITFNQNHTCLLKQDTFQEFIMFGSLAAFFIPLTVMLVIYLLTIQALRKKAYLLKSRASQRYSRPTITTVCQRDQQPNSSPPEKLTMLEGGTKRDRAAGSPPNTLTGHDIPMRRMSTMGKKSMQNISNEQRASKVLGIVFLLFVVMWCPFFITNVTAVLCKSCDPRVVGRLMGIFEWIGYVSSGVNPLVYTLFNKTFRDAFARYITCNFTGAPRPPKEDQSKPLNHISFRSSVAENSKLFMKHGMKNGISPVNYQSPLRRRAPPIQSSATVLLDTLLLTENEDCKPDHEHVSYV; via the exons ATGTCCCAAAGAGAGCAGGTCTCACTCCTACAACAGCTGCTCCAGCTGCCCgaccacaacagcagcagcagtgggggtGGTGACGGCGGCAGAGGAGGGGGCCCTCTGGACTACAACATGGAGGGCGATGAGGAGCCCTTTCCTCTGCCTCTGCGCTGGGCCTCACTTCTCATCATCCTGGTCATCATCCCCACTATCGGGGGCAACATCCTGGTCATCATAGCCGTGTCGCTGGAGAGGAAGCTGCAGAACGCCACCAACTACTTCCTGATGTCCCTGGCCGTGGCCGACCTGCTGGTGGGGCTCCTGGTCATGCCCCTGGCTCTACTCAGCGTGCTCTTCA acTCGTCCTGGCCCCTTCCAGAGTTTTTGTGCCCCATTTGGCTGTTTCTGGACGTGCTCTTCTCCACCGCCTCGATCATGCACCTCTGTGCCATCTCCCTGGATCGCTACATAGCCATCAAGAGGCCCATACAAGCCAGCCAGTACAAGTCCCGCTCCAAAGCCATGGCCAAGATCGCACTGGTGTGGTTCATATCCATCG gAATTGCCATGCCGATTCCCATAAAGGGCCTGAAGAACTTCCATATTCCAAACAACATCACCTTCAATCAAAACCACACGTGTCTGCTCAAGCAGGACACTTTCCAAGAGTTCATCATGTTTGGCTCGCTGGCTGCTTTCTTCATTCCACTGACTGTCATGCTGGTCATATACCTGCTGACCATCCAGGCCTTGCGAAAGAAGGCGTACCTGCTTAAGTCACGAGCGTCACAGAGGTACTCCAGGCCCACCATTACCACGGTCTGCCAAAGGGATCAGCAACCCAACTCCTCTCCCCCTGAGAAACTGACCATGCTGGAGGGGGGTACCAAGAGGGACCGAGCAGCAGGCAGCCCGCCCAACACCCTGACTGGACACGACATCCCCATGCGCAGGATGTCTACCATGGGGAAAAAGTCCATGCAGAACATTAGCAATGAGCAGAGGGCGTCCAAGGTGCTTGGCATCGTCTTTCTGCTCTTTGTGGTCATGTGGTGCCCCTTCTTCATCACAAACGTGACGGCGGTGCTCTGCAAGAGCTGCGACCCCAGAGTGGTGGGCCGGCTCATGGGCATCTTCGAGTGGATTGGCTACGTGTCGTCGGGCGTCAACCCGCTGGTTTACACGCTCTTCAACAAGACGTTCCGGGACGCCTTCGCTCGATACATCACGTGCAACTTCACCGGGGCGCCGCGGCCCCCCAAAGAGGACCAGAGCAAGCCTCTCAATCACATCTCCTTTCGCTCCTCCGTGGCGGAGAACTCCAAGCTGTTCATGAAGCACGGCATGAAGAACGGCATCAGCCCTGTGAACTACCAGAGTCCTCTGCGGAGGAGGGCGCCACCTATCCAGTCCTCCGCCACCGTTCTGCTGGACACGTTATTGCTCACGGAGAACGAAGACTGTAAGCCGGACCATGAGCATGTCAGCTATGTGTGA